One window of the Manihot esculenta cultivar AM560-2 chromosome 14, M.esculenta_v8, whole genome shotgun sequence genome contains the following:
- the LOC110600071 gene encoding ubiquitin-conjugating enzyme E2 10 yields MASKRILKELKDLQKDPPTSCSAGPVAEDMFHWQATIMGPPDSPYAGGVFLVTIHFPPDYPFKPPKVAFRTKVFHPNINSNGSICLDILKEQWSPALTISKVLLSICSLLTDPNPDDPLVPEIAHMYKTDRNKYETTARSWTQKYAMG; encoded by the exons ATGGCATCGAAGCGGATCTTGAAGGAACTCAAGGATTTACAGAAGGATCCTCCTACATCATGCAGCGCAG GTCCTGTAGCTGAAGACATGTTTCATTGGCAAGCAACGATCATGGGTCCTCCAGATAGTCCATATGCTGGGGGTGTTTTCCTAGTCACTATTCATTTCCCGCCCGATTATCCATTTAAGCCTCCAAAG GTAGCTTTCAGAACAAAGGTATTCCATCCAAATATAAATAGCAACGGAAGCATTTGTCTGGACATCTTGAAGGAGCAATGGAGCCCTGCACTTACCATATCCAAG GTGTTGCTTTCAATCTGTTCTTTGTTGACGGATCCCAATCCTGATGATCCTTTGGTGCCAGAGATTGCTCATATGTACAAGACAGACAGAAACAAGTATGAGACAACTGCAAGAAGCTGGACCCAGAAGTATGCCATGGGCTAA